The Bubalus bubalis isolate 160015118507 breed Murrah chromosome 1, NDDB_SH_1, whole genome shotgun sequence genome includes a region encoding these proteins:
- the LOC102407708 gene encoding proline-rich protein 23C yields the protein MMGCRPRSPTAYPEDTWEHQDGGPGPAKRRRTEEPALPKSEPEAAPSLDNLTWSPTAGTLIFVAVLPAGCALHVLLDDVELLLEPEPTSVRQVCLGGRILMLVPEALLGSGVEGPWGQGLEPGAVLSPPGEYVALELGLSCTAVPEIACQGEASKEDANADADFLRGGMDAASVPVAGLRSSAGSLTHFDLFDLVSEPSPRASNPSPERGSPQHDDNLDLHLLEPFPDSPLQPLPPSPSPGPQERPCRPPGPPCKARRCLFPESTASHNSWTPERAPGQSLPMLVVYILNTPKESHK from the coding sequence ATGATGGGCTGCCGACCGCGCAGCCCCACCGCCTACCCTGAGGACACGTGGGAACATCAGGACGGAGGACCCGGCCCTGCCAAGCGCCGCCGAACCGAGGAGCCCGCCCTCCCCAAGTCCGAGCCTGAGGCGGCACCCAGCCTGGATAATCTGACCTGGTCCCCGACAGCGGGCACCCTCATTTTCGTGGCTGTCCTGCCGGCGGGATGTGCTCTGCACGTGCTCCTGGACGACGTCGAACTGCTGCTGGAGCCCGAGCCAACGTCTGTGAGGCAAGTGTGTCTTGGAGGTCGCATCCTCATGCTGGTCCCCGAGGCCCTCCTGGGCTCGGGTGTGGAAGGGCCGTGGGGGCAGGGCCTAGAACCGGGCGCTGTCCTGAGCCCTCCAGGAGAGTACGTGGCCCTGGAACTGGGACTCTCCTGTACCGCTGTCCCAGAGATCGCCTGCCAGGGAGAGGCCAGCAAGGAGGACGCGAATGCTGACGCTGACTTCCTGCGGGGCGGGATGGATGCTGCCTCAGTCCCAGTCGCTGGGCTCCGCTCTTCTGCTGGAAGTTTGACTCACTTTGACCTGTTCGACCTAGTCTCAGAGCCCTCCCCTCGGGCCTCCAATCCTAGTCCAGAGAGAGGCTCTCCTCAGCACGACGACAACCTGGACTTGCACCTTCTGGAGCCCTTTCCTGACTCACCACTGCAACCTCTACCTCCTTCTCCGAGTCCAGGTCCCCAGGAGCGCCCCTGTCGCCCTCCTGGTCCTCCTTGCAAGGCCCGGAGATGCCTGTTCCCTGAATCCACTGCCTCCCACAATTCCTGGACACCTGAGCGGGCACCAGGACAGAGTCTTCCGATGTTGGTTGTTTATATATTGAACACACCGAAAGAATCACACAAATAG